The nucleotide sequence GGTAAAAGAGACGCACAAGATTTTCCATTGCGATGATATTGCGATTACCTGTACTTGTATTCGCGTTCCTGTTCCGAGATGCCATTGCGAGAGTATTAATCTGGAATTCACCGATTCCATTACGCCTGACGATGTTCGCAAACTTTTAGAGCACGCGCCTGGCGTTTCGCTTATCGACGACCAGAAGAGCAATCGCTTCCCAATGCCGCTCGATGCTGCTGATAATGACGATGTTTACGTCGGCAGAATTCGTCAGGATGAGTCTTTGCCGGACAATAAGGGCATTAATCTTTGGGTTTCAGGCGACCAGATTCGCAAAGGCGCCGCCTTGAACGCAGTCCAAATTGCGGAAAAATTATAACAAAACAGGGGACAGGGTATAGGGTATAGTTTCTGTACCCTGTTCCCTGTACCCTATGCCCTATGAAAAGAAATATAAAACTTACAATTCAATTTCCTTAATTTAGCTTTGACATAGTACCACCGCAAAACGGTTGCATTCCAGCCGATTTGACTGCTCATATTTCCATCATTTCATATTACATTGCTCCAGTGTGGGGAATTTTACTGACAATGGCAAGACTGTTTGTCCTACATTAAAGTCGGGCTCTGCACTGATTTACACAGTTTGAACTTATGTTATCATCCTGTTAAGAATTTCCTCTACACGCAGTATTGCGGCAGAAGAAGAAAAGAATATAAATTGTTAAAAAATTTGAATCTTTAGATTCACTCAAGCATCTGTTATTTCAGATGATGATAAGCTGATGGGGTCGCAGCTTGCCTTTTGGGCTAAAGGGACCCTGAAATAAAATATGAAACAATTTAAATATAATTTAGTTGGGCTAAGACAGGTTTTGATATTGATGCAAAATTGGAAGATTTGGTTGTGCAGCCAAGTGTTTAATATGTGACATATCGGGTTATACGGGGAAATCCCAGATTAGGAGTCTTATCGTGTTTACTGTTATAGCAAATGTTCTTACACCTGTTCTCGCCAGAGGCCCGTACATCTACTGGGGCGGCGGAGGAGGACTTATTATTCTTATCATAGTGATTGTGCTCTTGGTTCGCCGTTGATTATTAATTAGCCTGTCGATAATTCGAACATAAGCATTCATAATCAATAAAGTCTTACAGGGATGCAAGTAATGAACCGAGATTAAACTTTAACTTTTTATGAGGTAAACTATGGAAGTAAACAGTAAGACAGTTGATAAATCTGAAGAAACCACGGCGGAGTCAAAAGGGTCAGGCAAGTCAACCGGTTTCGAAAATGTCAAAAATATTATTGCTGATAAACTGCATAATGTTGCTGATATTATAGGCGAAAAAGCGGCAGACATGGATGAGCAATCCGGCGCAGCTCAATATGGAAAGCAGGCATCGGAGTGGTTGGATCATTCAGCGGAGTACATTCGGCAATTCGATTATAAGCAGGCAGATGCCGATGTCAGAGAATATGTAAGGCAGAGCCCGGGACGCAGTCTATTGATAGCAGGAACCGTTGGCCTGATTATCGGGGCTATTTTTCGACGCAGGTAAGTCAGGAGATTTTTTTACAATGAACGGCAAAGAGACAAACAAAGACCCTGCAACACAACGCGAATCCCTCACTGAACTGTTGGAACGGCTTGCCAAAAATTCAGCCGCCGTGGTTCAGGATGAAATTGAGCTTGCAATTCAGGGGGTTCGGGAAAAGGTGAGAGGTGTTCGAAACGGAGCACTAACGGTTGCGATAGGAACGCTCATCAGTTTTGCTGCATTTATGTCTTTTTGTGCCGCATTAATCATCGGACTCACTTCCTATATGGCGCCTGTCTTTGCCGCGATTGTT is from Planctomycetaceae bacterium and encodes:
- a CDS encoding DUF883 C-terminal domain-containing protein, with the protein product MEVNSKTVDKSEETTAESKGSGKSTGFENVKNIIADKLHNVADIIGEKAADMDEQSGAAQYGKQASEWLDHSAEYIRQFDYKQADADVREYVRQSPGRSLLIAGTVGLIIGAIFRRR
- a CDS encoding phage holin family protein is translated as MNGKETNKDPATQRESLTELLERLAKNSAAVVQDEIELAIQGVREKVRGVRNGALTVAIGTLISFAAFMSFCAALIIGLTSYMAPVFAAIVTGAALALIGVAIAFIGCRRLKKSVYKKIENNANAERITKNG